The proteins below come from a single Drosophila kikkawai strain 14028-0561.14 chromosome 3R, DkikHiC1v2, whole genome shotgun sequence genomic window:
- the LOC138928687 gene encoding uncharacterized protein: MQLIQLNLNHCRAAHDLLMQTVRDLDADVAVLSEPYKDASTHGWAMDRTGKAALWMCGREPAHMSDVRSADGFVRGRVGGVWVYSCYLAPSLTLEAFSSIIDELSDDIRGRSNTLVGGDFNAWAQDWGSPSTNARGRIILEAFASLDIALLNEGTQHTFNRAGAGSVIDLTYASSALACLARWRISEIYTASDHEAILVSLGENSPSRTIPPNANKAFRQDTLNAQVFTSALAGLATDETDSANDAALKLAVAVERACKASMQQRKTFRKHHSPVYWWNDDIATLRSSCLRARRLVQRARGSPNLLARSEEYKTARSALKNAIRTSKRECFLKLCDDVEKDPWGGAYKKVVKRVNAGSRIGFADDVALVVVAKELAEAESMANSAIRAVESWLAVAGLELASHKTEAVLISSRKRVETAEIRVGGLPITSQRAIRYLGV; this comes from the exons atgcagttgattcagctgaacctgaatcactgcagagCAGCGCATGATTTGCTGATGCAGACAGTGCGCGACCTGGACGCGGATGTGGCGGTgctcagcgagccatacaaAGATGCAAGCACACATGGTTGGGCCATGGACCGGACTGGCAAAGCTGCGCTGTGGATGTGTGGGCGGGAACCCGCTCACATGTCCGACGTCAGATCGGCGGACGGCTTCGTTCGCGGTAGAGTAGGCGGGGTGTGGGTGtacagctgctacctggcACCAAGCCTCACCCTGGAGGCCTTCAGCAGCATCATCGACGAGCTCAGCGATGACATCCGGGGACGGAGCAACACACTAGtgggcggcgacttcaacgctTGGGCTCAGGATTGGGGGTCGCCCTcaaccaacgccagaggccgCATCATCCTGGAGGCCTTCGCCTCCCTGGATATCGCTCTGCTCAACGAGGGTACCCAGCATACCTTCAACAGAGCGGGAGCAGGGTCCGTTATAGACCTCACTTACGCTAGCAGTGCACTAGCCTGCCTAGCCAGGTGGAGGATCAGCGAGATCTATACAGCCAGCGATCATGAGGCCATCCTCGTCTCCCTCGGCGAGAACTCACCGAGCAGAACGATCCCGCCCAATGCAAATAAGGCGTTCCGGCAGGACACGCTCAACGCCCAAGTGTTCACGAGCGCCTTAGCGGGCCTAGCGACAGACGAGACGGACAGCGCCAACGATGCTGCGCTCAAACTGGCGGTCGCTGTCGAGCGTGCATGCAAGGCAAGCATGCAGCAGCGGAAAACTTTCCGGAAGCACCACTCGCCCGTTTACTGGTGGAACGACGACATTGCCACCTTACGCTCATCTTGCCTCCGAGCTAGGAGGCTCGTCCAGAGAGCGCGCGGCTCTCCGAACCTTCTAGCCCGAAGCGAGGAGTACAAGACCGCAAGGTCCGCCCTAAAGAACGCGATTAGGACCAGCAAGAGAGAGTGCTTCCTTAAGCTCTGCGACGACGTCGAGAAGGACCCATGGGGCGGGGCTTATAAAAAAGTGGTGAAGCGCGTGAACGCCggcagccgga TCGGCTTTGCCGACGACGTGGCGCTGGTGGTCGTAGCGAAGGAGCTGGCAGAGGCAGAGTCAATGGCAAACAGCGCAATCCGAGCGGTTGAGTCCTGGTTGGCAGTCGCTGGCCTAGAACTGGCCTCACATAAGACGGAAGCAGTGCTGATATCTAGCAGAAAGCGCGTGGAAACGGCCGAGATTCGGGTTGGCGGCCTGCCAATTACCTCGCAGCGCGCGATAAGGTACCTGGGCGTCTAA